Proteins encoded together in one Olsenella timonensis window:
- a CDS encoding nucleoid-associated protein yields MLKVDRAILHVFDFDSGSTYLSERPLDLTVRATRSFVQRHLRKISSCAESRHGAFAPDSGFAGELRRYLAGDREFVEFSVEIAQWFWEELRRTEDLEQCDLLVADFTDTDGAGEKDAEFDGPAGRRFFSVMLLPRRQAFVHEVAGDANDIARVDATLPNPSQKVASYVLVDAETGAIDFHDKERAVGGERVSIIPERFLRCSSEASSHEVIDEVSVIVRDVAEEFGLEPAVEVGRAKAAVARSADVEESFSPAEVGRAVFAERPEVAERFEQRVREAALPEEAPVRRGVAGRLTRSHRIRTDTGVEITFPSELAERPGYLDFSTDAEGRITITVGNVARIENR; encoded by the coding sequence ATGCTCAAGGTAGACCGCGCGATCCTGCACGTCTTTGACTTCGACTCCGGCTCGACCTACCTCTCGGAGCGGCCGCTCGACCTCACGGTGCGCGCCACGCGCTCCTTCGTCCAGCGCCACCTGCGCAAGATCTCGTCATGCGCGGAGAGCCGCCACGGCGCGTTCGCGCCGGACTCCGGCTTTGCCGGGGAGCTCCGGCGCTACCTCGCGGGCGACCGGGAGTTTGTGGAGTTCTCGGTCGAGATCGCGCAGTGGTTCTGGGAGGAGCTGCGCCGCACGGAGGACCTCGAGCAGTGCGACCTGCTCGTGGCGGACTTCACCGACACGGACGGCGCGGGCGAGAAGGACGCGGAGTTCGACGGGCCCGCCGGGAGGAGGTTCTTCTCGGTCATGCTGCTCCCGCGCCGACAGGCGTTCGTGCACGAGGTCGCCGGGGACGCCAACGACATCGCGCGCGTGGACGCGACGCTGCCCAACCCCTCGCAGAAGGTGGCGTCCTACGTGCTCGTGGACGCCGAGACCGGCGCGATAGACTTCCACGACAAGGAGCGGGCCGTCGGCGGCGAGCGCGTGAGCATCATCCCCGAGCGGTTCCTGCGGTGCTCGAGCGAGGCGTCGAGCCACGAGGTGATCGACGAGGTGAGCGTCATCGTGCGCGACGTGGCCGAGGAGTTCGGCCTCGAGCCGGCCGTCGAGGTCGGGCGCGCCAAGGCGGCGGTGGCGAGAAGCGCCGACGTGGAGGAGTCCTTCTCGCCCGCCGAGGTCGGGCGCGCGGTCTTTGCCGAGCGCCCGGAGGTCGCGGAGCGCTTCGAGCAGCGCGTCCGCGAGGCCGCCCTGCCCGAGGAGGCGCCCGTCCGCCGCGGGGTTGCCGGGCGGCTCACCCGCAGCCACCGGATCCGCACCGACACCGGCGTGGAGATCACCTTTCCGTCCGAGCTCGCGGAGCGACCGGGCTACCTGGACTTCTCGACCGACGCCGAGGGCCGCATCACGATCACGGTCGGCAACGTCGCCAGGATCGAGAACCGCTGA